The DNA region GGTGTGTCTGGAGACACCAGAGAGGGACAAATCATCTGGACATGATCAAGTCCTCTGCTGCCCAGTTTGTGGACAGGAACATCTCAGCCCAGAGTCCCTTCCGAGAAACATCAAGCTGAAACAGATAGTTGAGACCTACAGAGCCAACAACATCAGCTGTGAACTTCAGCCACGTGCAGAAGACGAGATAATTAATGACCAGACATCTACAGAAGACACTGATGTGTGCAAATCAACAGATTCTGGGAAGAGCTCTCTGCTGGAGACGGAGACCAGTGAATCTAGTCTGAATCCTGTCATCTCTAGTCTTCAAGAAAAGCTGGTTGTAGTAGATGATCTGGTGAATAAGGAGAAGGCCATAGAGGCTGTGGTTAAAGCGACACACGCAGATCTGAGGAAAGATGTGAGCGGTGTATTGGAGGAGATGGCAGAGCTGGTGAAGACCTACAGCACGACTGCTCTGAAGCTTCTGGAGGCCGAGTTGAGACCCAGAGAAGATGCTGTTGGGAAAAGAGTGCGGATGCTGACCGACCTCCAGAAGCAACTGAGAGCCGCTGAACTTCAGGTCAACACGTTAAAGGACGAGACGGATGACGCATGTTGTATTGAGGTTTCCAGCGTGACTCTGGATCCTCTGCAGGACTCCTCCAGCGGTCAGGAGTTATCCAGCAGTTTGAAGGAAGTCTGTGAGAAGATCGAGAAACAAAATACCCAACTCCGTCTCGGACTGGGATCCTCTCAGCGGGCGCTACGCGTCGTTCTCAACCCATCCGAGGTCACCTTCGACCCTGATACCATCCATCCCAACCTGCTCTTATCCGAAGACCTCAAAACGGTGTCTTTCAGCGCAGCCAAACAGCCGTATCCGGCCGGATCTCAGAGGTTTTCCAGTTTCTTCCAGGCTTTGAGCTCCCAGAGCTTCGTCCGAGGAGAACATCTCTGGGACTTCCGGGCTGAAGGCTGTGCTTGGGTTGTGGCCGTGTGTTACGGAGATCTGCCCAGATCTGGTTCTGGCAGCGGTCTGGAGAGCAGCGCTGGATCCTGGTGCCTCATGTACTGTGAGAACCTTCTGAGGGCGTACGAGAGAGGAAAGGACACGCCGCTTAGACGCACACCGTCTCTGAAGAGGATGGAGATACGCCTCAGCTTCAGCACCGGCTCTTTAGTGTTTTACAGCGTCAGTGATGTGAGTGGAGATAAAACTCACCTGCACACCTTTAAagtcagcttcacacagccagtGTATCTGGCTGTGAGGATGATGTCTGGTCAACCCAAAGCACACATCACTGTTCACTAGTGACTGAAGAAACCCGCTTGATTCACCTTATACAACAAATGCTAAAATAACTTCTCAGACCTTATTCATCTGTTTTTATCCTGTTGTCATAATGTTATGATGCAATATGTCATTAATGTTCACTTACGCATTGAATGCATTAGATTGTCACATGCATACAGTTTGCAGTGCTTAATTTGATCATATACAGTGTCCCTCAGTTCAAGTGTTGAATGTTCAATGCATGTGATGTTGCACTTAACTTCAATAATACAAGAccacattacatttaaaacatttctaattcTGTTTATGTGCTGTGATTTTCTTTTAACGtgtattaaaacttgttttgtctaatttaaataaacagtagAATCTacctttttttctaaatacaaagtttttttatttttatatttgtctttTATTCTGAAGGGTTGCCTAGATGGCTGCCATAGACTTAGGAAGGGTgaaaaggcttttattttgaagttttgaCCGCAAAGAGGTATCTTCGGTgtcgtttttatttatataaattaaaatttttgtgtgGTTTATTATAATcgcgtatatatgtgtgtgtgtgtgtgtgtgtgtgtgtgtgtgtgtgtgtgtctattttagtacttataaagcatacATGTGTATTcgttttattaataagatttaaaTGGAAGTAATGTGACAACAAGCGCAAATCAAAGCAATatcattacataaaatataagtgcaaaataaattaatctaCAGTAGAGCATAAGCTATCAAAGTAGCAattaaatgtactcaaatgttTAGTGGCGTCTTTGAGTCTTTTATTGTGGAAGGTTTCACGGATGGCGCCATCTTTGATGACGCGTTCACGTATGTTCACGACGCATCAGTTTGATTCCGCCTGTAAACAAGCAACCGACGGAGAAGTTATTATGCATCAACTACTAGCTTATGATCTCGTTAATACAGAAGCACGCCGGCTCTGATCTGAGATCATCAGCAGGTAAAGGTGAGCTGTGTTTTTAAGGTTTATCAGCTGATATATCCGCGCGGAGTGTGTGAATTATGTCACATGATACATCACAATACAGTAAACATACAGAAGATTCTAGTTCACTGACGCTTTGTGCTTGTGTTTGGAtcagtttgtgttgtttttcatcACAGTTTGGTCTGAGTGTGTTATGTAACGTGTATctgtgtaaatacacacacattcctgGGGAGAAACTTTGTAACGTTTCATACATTCGAAACATTTCAGATCTgttacaaaatgtaacattttggggatttgaaaatgtttgtgaTGCCAGATT from Carassius auratus strain Wakin chromosome 6, ASM336829v1, whole genome shotgun sequence includes:
- the trim107 gene encoding E3 ubiquitin-protein ligase TRIM39 isoform X2 is translated as MNGARCCGAPSGSSRVCFNKGIMAHGSPDGCLESELSCPICLHLLLDPVTLPCAHSFCLVCLETPERDKSSGHDQVLCCPVCGQEHLSPESLPRNIKLKQIVETYRANNISCELQPRAEDEIINDQTSTEDTDVCKSTDSGKSSLLETETSESSLNPVISSLQEKLVVVDDLVNKEKAIEAVVKATHADLRKDVSGVLEEMAELVKTYSTTALKLLEAELRPREDAVGKRVRMLTDLQKQLRAAELQVNTLKDETDDACCIEVSSVTLDPLQDSSSGQELSSSLKEVCEKIEKQNTQLRLGLGSSQRALRVVLNPSEVTFDPDTIHPNLLLSEDLKTVSFSAAKQPYPAGSQRFSSFFQALSSQSFVRGEHLWDFRAEGCAWVVAVCYGDLPRSGSGSGLESSAGSWCLMYCENLLRAYERGKDTPLRRTPSLKRMEIRLSFSTGSLVFYSVSDVSGDKTHLHTFKVSFTQPVYLAVRMMSGQPKAHITVH
- the trim107 gene encoding tripartite motif-containing protein 72 isoform X1; translation: MNGARCCGAPSGSSRVCFNKANIHPRYLTLSVIRRKRAGIMAHGSPDGCLESELSCPICLHLLLDPVTLPCAHSFCLVCLETPERDKSSGHDQVLCCPVCGQEHLSPESLPRNIKLKQIVETYRANNISCELQPRAEDEIINDQTSTEDTDVCKSTDSGKSSLLETETSESSLNPVISSLQEKLVVVDDLVNKEKAIEAVVKATHADLRKDVSGVLEEMAELVKTYSTTALKLLEAELRPREDAVGKRVRMLTDLQKQLRAAELQVNTLKDETDDACCIEVSSVTLDPLQDSSSGQELSSSLKEVCEKIEKQNTQLRLGLGSSQRALRVVLNPSEVTFDPDTIHPNLLLSEDLKTVSFSAAKQPYPAGSQRFSSFFQALSSQSFVRGEHLWDFRAEGCAWVVAVCYGDLPRSGSGSGLESSAGSWCLMYCENLLRAYERGKDTPLRRTPSLKRMEIRLSFSTGSLVFYSVSDVSGDKTHLHTFKVSFTQPVYLAVRMMSGQPKAHITVH